In the Bacillus amyloliquefaciens DSM 7 = ATCC 23350 genome, AAATGTTGAACTCTGCTGTCACATGACTTTCCCTGAACCCGACTTCAATATTTCCTTTTCTGACTTTATCCAGGTTTGCGATATTCGTCTTCGGAACGGGATAAACACCTTCCTTCTTCTCATAACGGTCCAAATGTTCATGGACGAGGGGAGCATCCTTTTGGAAGGCCTCCCGGGGAGAATTTACGACGGGAAGAGGTTGATAGGACACCTTGATGGCATGCACTGCCTTTTTAGCTATGATCGGATTTTCCGCAACAACAACAGCAACCGGCTCACCGTGGTATCTGACTTTTTTATAAGCAATCGGCGACCTGTCTTTAATTTCTTCACCGACGAGCGGAAAAGGTTCATCCCCCAATATCGCTATTACTCCGGGAATCTTCCAAGCTTCTGAAAAGTCAATAGATGCAATATCGGCATGAGCATATGGACTGATCAGCATTTTCGCGTGCAGTGCACCTGTTTCTTGAAAATCATCTGTATATTTCGCCTTACCTGTCACTTTTTCAAGGGCTTCTTTTCGAATAACACTTTTCCCGATATACCCCAACTCATTCACTCCCCGAATTTATTCAGCAGCAGAGTATAATCTTCAACTGTATCTACGTCATAAAAAAGCAAAGGGTCTTGAAAGCTGATCATTTTTCCCGTATTACTTTTACGGATTACATACCGAGCGCCTTGGTCTCCCTTTAACTGATGCAATAGCGGAAAACATTGTTTGGAGAATAGGATTGGGGGCATAGGAAGATGTTGATTTTCAGCAGCAATAAATGAATAGCGGTGCTCCTTTTGATAGGAATCAATTAACGTATTGATGATATCTGCGGTGACAAATGGCTGATCTGCAAGAAGAATGATAACAGCGTCAGCCTCATACTCTAACGCTCTTTTTAACCCGCATTGTATGGAGTGGCCTTGGCCCTTATCCGCTTGTTCGCATTCTACTTGGCTCCACTTATTTACCATAGGATCTAAAAAGAAAAAAGCCGAGAGCCAATGCAGTGAATCTCCCTTTCTGGTGATAATGAAAATATGATCTAATTTAGATAACAAGGTATTTTTAAGCGCTATACTTCCCAGAGAAACTCCATTGAGAAATAAACTTCGCTTATCCGTCCCCATACGTCTGCTTGTACCGGCTGCCAGGTAAATGGCTGCTGTTTTCATAAAACAGACCCTTGTTTTCGCATTTTTTTGATCATCTCGCCAACAATACTTACGGCAATTTCCTCAGAGCCTTATGCGCCAATGGAAAGTCCGATAGGGGAATGAATATCCTCCGGAATCTCAGCCCCGCCTAATAGGCGTTCCGTACGCCTTCTGGGGCCTAATACACCTTTATAAAACACATCTTCATCTTTGAATTTATGTAAAATGGTCCGATCTTTTTGAAAGCTGTGTGTCATTATGATAATAAAATCCCTGTGTGTAATGCTCAGGCCCTCCATTACTTCTTCCAATACTCCGACAATCAAATGGCCGGCTGCAGGAAAATGGCCGTTATGACATAAAGCAGGACGCCAGTCAATCACCGTCACATGAAAGCCCGTACCAGCCGCCAAAGAAACCAATGGCTTAGCATCTTCGCCCGCTCCAAAAACATATAAACAAGGTTTTGGAATCATCTGATGGATAAAAAATAAATCAGATGTATGTTCATCCTTTTTGATTCCCTTTTCCGTATCATAAAGGGGGTTTTTCAGTTTTTGAACTTGCTCCATAAAATCCCCGGTTCCAAACACGCTGCCGTCTTCAGCTATATACATATCTTCCTTTGGCTCTAACGTTTCCGTGAATCGTTTCACTCGGGTCACAGACTTTTTTCCATCTAAACATTTCTTGACTGTCAGCAGATGTCTTTCCAATTCCCCTTTGACAGGCTCAAGTAAAACCGTCAAAACACCGTTACAGCCAACGCCCTGCCCCCAGGATAAATCGTCCTCCGCACTCATATCAAAGTGAACAATCAACGGCTCTCCCGCAGCCCACACCTGCTCTGACCTTTCAGCAAGATCGTCTTCCAGACAACCGGCGGATAACATTCCGACTCTTGTTTTGTCCCCTAAAATTAACATGGAGGCGCCTTCTTTCTTATAAGCGGACCCCTCTGTTTTAATGATGGTAGCCAGTACCTTAGGTTTTGCAGAATTCGCGATGACATCCAAAATCCGGTGTATATCATCCATTTTGATTTCCCCCGCTTTTACCTGATCATATCTGCATCTGTATAACCATATTCTTTTTTTCCAGAAAACATTACAAACGTTTCAGCAATTTCTTCGTTTCTAAAAAAAAAGAGTCTTTAAAGACCTTATGATCGGGCGGCGGGTACAACTGCATTTTGGAACGGAGAGCTTCCAATAACATGTTCTGTTCCTTCTGTTTCCAATTGTCTGTTTCACCCTGCTGTATTCCTTTAAAACCCTCAAAAAATTCACTTAACACTTTGAAGTCATTGCCCAGCTCCATTTTGTCACTTGAAGATAAAAGCCCTTCTTTTTCCCATTCTTTTAACGTTTTCACTATATTTGATATATACTCATACCCTGCATTCATCTTTTGTATCTCTATTTGATATCTTGAAAGAATGATTTTATGCTTTTTACGGATTGGGTTGAATTTTAAGCTGTCAGAGGCTGTTTGCAGCATCTCTTTTGCCGTATGCAGCTCCTGCAGAAGATTGTTCATTTTATACTCCACAAGGTTCCCCTTTCCTTGTCCCCACTCTGATTGAACCCATTTGGAAAGGTCAGAAAGTGTGTCAGAAAGCTGACGAGCCAATGATCGAAATGAGTCCGCTGCCTTTTTTGTAAAGTCCGGCGGAAAAAGGAACATATGAACCAGAATAGCGATGATGACGCCGATCACCGTATCGATTATTCGATCCATTGCATAATCTTTGGAGTGTCGTTCAAACGTAAATACCAATAAAATGGTGAGGGCTACCTGATGTAAAACCGTTTCATCTATTCGTAACCACCTTGCAATATAGGTCCCGCCTAATAGTAACAGCCCCAGCATCCAGCCATTCATTGGCAAGTGACTGACAAGATAGGATGTTAACAAGATCCCAATCGCAGTTCCCGCAATACGATGAAAAGAAAATCGAATCGACTGATCTATGGTTGGCTGCAAACATAAGATAACAGATAGAGGTGCTAAATAGGGGTGATGAGAGCCCGCCAGTTTTGCCGCTTCCCAAGAAACAGCAGAGGCAAGCGCCATCTTCCAAACCAACGATGTGTTGTTTTGATTTTTTTTACTTGTTTTCACCATACGCCCCCTCCTTTCAAAAACCTTTTCCATTAGGTTTCCGTTACGCAAAGGGATTTATACTGATATATGGAAAAAGCGAAAAGAAGGGAGAACGTTAGCAAATGATACATTATTTACTACTCTTGCAGGTGCTTCACCTTTCTTGATAGCTTCGCCCCAGATATGAAGACCGCCCCCCTATGACTTTCGAAGGGAAACACACAAACCTTGTTGGTTAAGCGCAATGGAATTGGGTGAATTTTTTATCATTTTATATGGTAAGGGTTTAAGAAGCAGAATGCCTTTGTTAGTATGGCAACCAAAGGAGGAGGATCAATTATGCAAAGCAGAATAAAGCTAACCGCAGTGAAACTGGCAGCCTTGGTATTCCTAGTAGGTGCCTTTGCCCTCCCGGTTTTACCTCATGCTGCGGCTGCCGCAGAATCCCAAGCTACATACAAAGTTGAAAACCTCAACGACAGTGAGCTGAAGATGACGTTCAATCATGCAGATGTTCATATTGACGCTAAAGGCAATGCAACCCTAAAAGACAACATAACGGGCGAGGAGCAGGCTCTTCCGAAAAGCTCTACTGACAAAAATGGTGACCCCGTTACACTGAAATACGAAAAAATCAAAAATGGCGTTTTAGTCAAAGTAGTAAACAAAGACTCTGGAAAAACGAGCGGGGCAATCAGCACCCAATCAGTCGGGAAATGTATTTTAGGTACTGGCGGCGGTGCGGTAACTGGCGGAGGCACACTGGGTCTTGCAGGAGCTGCTGTAGGAACCGTCACAATACCCGGCATCGGAACAGTAGGAGCGGGTGCCGTTGGAGCAATTACCGGCGCTGTTGGCGGCGCAATGACAGGAGCTGCCGCATCTTGCTTTTAATCATGAAGAAAAAGGGGCCCGCGCCCCTTTCTTTCACTAACTATGGAAGGTGGTCAACATGTACAAAATCATCATTCCTTCAATACTAACCATCTTCATTCTCTGGATACTCTTACAGATTTCCCTGGAGATAAGCATCGTTAAGAATCCATTGAATTATTTTATTGTAT is a window encoding:
- a CDS encoding FUSC family protein, with amino-acid sequence MVKTSKKNQNNTSLVWKMALASAVSWEAAKLAGSHHPYLAPLSVILCLQPTIDQSIRFSFHRIAGTAIGILLTSYLVSHLPMNGWMLGLLLLGGTYIARWLRIDETVLHQVALTILLVFTFERHSKDYAMDRIIDTVIGVIIAILVHMFLFPPDFTKKAADSFRSLARQLSDTLSDLSKWVQSEWGQGKGNLVEYKMNNLLQELHTAKEMLQTASDSLKFNPIRKKHKIILSRYQIEIQKMNAGYEYISNIVKTLKEWEKEGLLSSSDKMELGNDFKVLSEFFEGFKGIQQGETDNWKQKEQNMLLEALRSKMQLYPPPDHKVFKDSFFLETKKLLKRL
- a CDS encoding NTP transferase domain-containing protein, with protein sequence MKTAAIYLAAGTSRRMGTDKRSLFLNGVSLGSIALKNTLLSKLDHIFIITRKGDSLHWLSAFFFLDPMVNKWSQVECEQADKGQGHSIQCGLKRALEYEADAVIILLADQPFVTADIINTLIDSYQKEHRYSFIAAENQHLPMPPILFSKQCFPLLHQLKGDQGARYVIRKSNTGKMISFQDPLLFYDVDTVEDYTLLLNKFGE